Genomic segment of Myxococcus stipitatus:
GCGGCGGTGACGGATCATCCCCGCATCGTCGAGCTCCTGCGCACCATCGTGGACTCGGGGCGCGAGGTGGGAGTGTCGTCGCTTCGCGCGGACAGGCTCACCCAGGAGCTGGTGAACCAGCTGCGCCGCGGCGGCGCGACGAACCTGACGGTGGCGGCGGATGGGGCCTCGCAGCGGATGCGGGACATGGTCGACCGCAAGCACTCGGAGGAGCAGATTGTCCGCGCCGCGGAGTTCGCGCGCACGGCGGGCATGAAGCAGCTCAAGGTGTACAACGTGGTGGGGCTGCCCTTCGAAGGGGAAGCGGACATCGACGAGCTGATCCGCTTCACCACCGAGCTGTCGCGCATCCTGCCCGTGGCGTTGGGGGTGGCTCCCTTCGTGGCCAAGCGGAACACGCCCCTGGACGGGGCTCCCTTCGCGGGCATTCGCGAGGTGGAGGCGCGGCTGGAGCGGCTCCGCAAGGGCCTGCGCGGTCGCGCCGAGGTCCGCCCCACGTCCGCCCGGTGGGCCTGGGTGGAGTACATGCTGGCCCAGTGCGGTCCCGAAGGGGGGCTGGCCGCGATGGACGCCTGGCGCGCTGGGGGCAGCTTCTCCGCGTGGAAGAAGGCCTTCGAGGGGCGGGGCTGTGAGCCCTACATGGCCCGGCGGGTGGAGGATGGTCGCCGCAACCCCACGTTGTGGCCCACTGTCCCGAAGGTGGCTCCGTCCGCGTCCGCCGCGTGACGGGAGGTGCAAGTGCCGGTGCACGAAGGGCCCTGCTTCCGCTAGAAGTCCGGTGGCGCCGATAGCCGGCGCCCAGAGGCAGCGGAGAATCAGGTGAGCACGCAGCGCGTGGACAAGGCGTGGCAGCAGAAGGGCCTCAAGGAGTACTCGACGGAGGCCCTGCTCGGTACGCTCGGCCACTACGGCATTCCCGTGGCCGAGGAGGACTTCCGGAAGCTCGCGGAGACGACCTTCCCCCTGGGCATCGCCCAGAGCTGGAAGGCGAAGTGGAAGGGCACGGGCCCGTTCAAGGACTTCATCGTCGCGGCGGCGGTGGAGCTGTGGCGGCGCTGGCTGCCGGACCGTGTTGCCCCGCATGAGGTGACGGAGGCGCTGGCCTCGCTCATGAGGGCCCTGCTGCAGTTGCTCAACGGTGCCGCCGACGCGCCCGTGGGCCCTGCTTTCGAGCGGATGACCACCCTGCGCTCGAAGATGCCCCTGGATGACAAGGGCGCTCCCCAGGAGCGCTTCATGCAGGAGTCGCTCGCGCCCTTCACGGAGAAGGACGCGGAGTTCTTCGACCGCCTCGCGGAGACGCTGGCCCGCTCGGGACACCCGGCGCACGGCGAGTCCTTCGCGGAGCTGGAGGAGTTCTTCCTGCCGGACCGCAAGGGCATCTCGAAGGCCATCGTGCGCGCGGCGCGCGGTGAGCAGGACGCGGCCGTGGCGGACCTGGTGAAGCTGACCGAGGACACGGCTCGCACGCCCATCGCCCGGATTCTGGCCGTGGACGGACTCATCCACCTCCAGGCGAACGGTCAGGCGGCCTCGGCGGGGCGCATGCTGCTGGAGTGGGCCGAGTCGACGAAGGACCTGCATCTCGCGCTGGACCTCGTGCCGCGTCTGGAGCACGTCTTCAAGGCGCAGAACGACCGCGTCTCCCTGTTGGAGCTGATGCAGACGGCCGAGCGTCTCGAGGCCGAGCACGACCGCGTCCACCCCGGTCACCGCCGCCACCGTCACAATCACAACCACGGATGAGGTCTCCCGCGCGGTGCACGATGTTCGTGCGCCGCGCGGAACCGTCCTCCTGGAGCGCTGAAGGGGCACCGCGCCTGACGCGTGGTGACCTCAGCGCCCATCGAGGCATGGGGGCGTGGCTCTCCCCGTACCGCGAAGGTCTCGGGCCGAGCGCCGAACCCCTGGCCTCACTCCGCGGTGCTGGTGCCTTCCGCTCCGCCCTTGGCCTGAGTGCGTCGAGGCTTCCTCTTGCGGACGGGCTTCGTGTCCGAGGCCTCGGGTGCACCGGTCTCCGCGGGGGCCGCCGTCGCGACATTCTCCTCGGGAGAAGGGGGCTCGCGGCTCTCGACGGGAGGGGCCTCCTCCTCCTTCGCGGGCAGCGGCGTCGCGCGCTTCAGGGGAATCTTGAGGACGTTGGGAACACCTTCCGACACGTCGCGCGTGGACACGACAGCGCCCACGGTTGTGTAGCGGATGGCTCCTGTCTGCGTGAAGGCGTGCTTGAGCGGATACGACCTGGCCCTGGGGAGGAACCAGTCGCGCGCGGCCTTGAGCGGCAGCACGTGCATCTCTCCCTGCGAGAGGAACACGTACACCAGCAGGTCCGCCCCGCTGTAGAGGAAGCAGCCAGGGGTGTCTTTCTCGAGGTTGGACACCAGCTCGAAGAAGTAGCGCCGGCGTGTCGCGTTCCGGTCGCCCTTCACCTCGATGCCGCGCACCTCCCCGGAAGGCAACTCCCAGAGGAGGTCCACCCCTCGGTGCTGGAAGCGCGGGTCCGACTGCACGTCGTGAACGCGCGAGCCCGGCTCGGTTTCCAGCAACCACGCCCTCGCGTGCTGCACGGCGCGGTCCGCCGCGCCCTGCACGCCCTTCATGCTGAAGCTTCGTGCCATGTCCTACCGGCGCAGCTCGACGCCCGTCGCCACCAGCTGCACTTCGCGGGGCTTGCCATCCGCGCCGCGCGGGACGATGGCGCCTTCGCTCTCGTAGTGGGACGCGTGGCTCTCGCTCAGCTCCGCCACCTTCACGACACCCTCCACGCGCGCCTGCGCGCCCGCGGAGTCCAGCGGGACGAAGAAGCCGTAGTCCTTGAACGTCACGCGCACGCCGGGGCCCTTCGCCGAGTCGGTGGCGAGCTCCATCCAGCAGCCCTTGCGCTCACACGCCTTGCGCACGCGTCCCTCGAGCGTCACCGTCTTGCCCTCGTGCGGCTGGGGCTTGGTCAGCAGGTCCGCGAGCTTCACGGGGTTGGCGCCCTTGAGGGCCTCGCCACGGGTGAGCTTCCAGCCGTCCTGGGAGGAGGCGGCGGGGGCCTCGCTCTTGGGCGCGGCCTTGGCGGCGTCGGCGGGGTGGTGGCAGTCGCTGGCGGCCGCCTTGTCCTCGCCTCCGGCCTTGGCGGGCGTCTTCTTGTCGCCAGCGAAAGCCAGCAGGGGAACAGCGACCAGCAGCATCAGGGACGTGCGGAGCGAGTTCATGACTCGCTCGCTTAGCCAAAACTCATTGCCCCGGCAAGACGAGCCCCGTACTACAGTGTCACTCCCAGACACCTCTCGGCGGGTCGCGCATGAAGGTCTTCATCCCTCCTCGCAATCGCCGGCCTGGCACGGTGGACTACATGGGGCTCATGGGCCTCGTGGGGTTGCTGGTGGCCCGATACATCCCGGTGGCCCGAATCATCCCGTTCTGGGGCTGTGTGCTGCGCGAGCAGACAGGGTGGCCCTGCCTCGGCTGTGGGCTGACCCGGGTGGCGGAGAGGGTGTCCCACTTCAACTTCGAGGGGGCCTGGGAGGCCAATCCCCTGGGGACGGTGGCCGCCCTCCTGTTCGCCCTGGCGGCGGTGGCCATGGTGGTGCACCTCGTCTTCGCCGTCCCGATTCCTGAAATCCAGCTCTCGGCGAAGGAGTGGAGGGCGTTCCAGGTGGTGATGCCTGTCATCGTCCTGGTGAATTACGCCTACGTGGTGGTGAAGACGCGCTTCCCCCACCTGCTGCTATAGAGCGAGGTGTCGTGACTCTCGCGCTCGTGCTGTTGGGTTATCTCGCCGGCTCCATCCCTTTCGGTGTCCTGCTGACGCGATGGCTGCGTGGCGTGGACGTGCGCCAGGGGGGCAGTGGGAACATCGGCGCCACCAACGTCACCCGGGTCGCGGGCAAGAAGCTGGGCGCGCTGGTGCTGGTGCTGGATGCGCTGAAGGGCGCGTTGCCGGTGGCGCTCGCGGTGCGGCTGGTGCCGGGCCAGCCCCTGGTGCACGTGATGGTGGGAGTGGCCGCGGTGCTGGGCCATGTCTACCCGGTGTGGCTGAAGCTCCACGGGGGCAAGGGCGTGGCCACGGCGCTCGGGGTGCTGCTGGTGCTGGCTCCGTGGGCCGCGCTGGCGGCGGGCACGGCGTTCATCGCCATCTTCCTGGTGTCGCGCGTCAGCTCCCTGGGCTCGCTCTTCGCGGGAGCCACGGCGGTGGGCACGACGGCCTGCACCGCCCCGGAGCCCGAGTACACCGGCCTCTCAGCCTTCCTCTTCGTCGTCATGCTGTGGACGCATCGGAGCAACATTGGCCGGCTGCTGCGTCGCACCGAGCGGCGCTTCTGAGCCTTCGTCGCCGCCCCCCGCGGCGCGGTAGCCGAGCAGGTTGCATTCGATGGGGCCGTTCCACAGCTCCCGGCGAGACGAGGGGCGCGCGTGGAAGGCGCTCTCGAAGGCGGGGTTGCCGCAGAGCACCCAGACGCGCCAGCCGGGCACGCGCAGGGCCTCGCCCAGCTTGTAATAGAAGCTCTTCATGCCCTTCTGTCCGCCGGTGCCGATGCGGTCTCCGTAGGGCGGATTGGTGAGCAGCAGGCCGTGGGTGGCGGGGAGGTGCGGCATCCGGGTGGCGTCGCCCTCGGTGAGGGAGATCTCCTCCGACAGCCTGGCGGCGCTCACGTTGCGTTGCGCGGCCTCCAGGGCCTCCGGGTCCTTGTCGAGGCCCCAGATGGGGACCTCCACCTTGCGCTCGTTGCGACGGGCATCCGCGCGCAGGTCCGCGAGCAGCTCGCGAGCCCGGGCCCCCAGCTCAGGCCAGCGCTCCACCGCGAAGTCCCGGTTGAGTCCCGGGGCCCGCTTCCGGGCAATCATCCCGCCTTCAATCAGCAGCGTGCCGGAGCCGCACATCGGGTCGACGAGGGCCTCGTCTCCCGTGTAGCGCGCGGCGCGCAGGATGGCGGCGGCGAGCGTCTCCTTGAGCGGAGCGACGGTGGGGCGCACGCGATAGCCTCGGCGGTTCAGCGAATCGCCACAGAGGTCCAGCGAGAGCGAGAGGGTGTCGCGAGACAGGTGCGCGACCACGCTCACGTCGGGGTTCTTCGTGTTGACGTCGGGCCGCGTGCCCACGACGTCGCGCATCCGGTCGACGATGGCGTCCTTCACCTTGAGGGCGACGAAGCCGGAGTGGCTGTGCTCGCTGTCCTTCAGCGTGGCGTCCACCGCGAACGTGGTGGTGGGCGTCAGGTGCTCTTCCCAGGAGACGCTCCGGACGGCCTCGTAGAGCCCGTCGGCGCCACGGGCCTCGAAGGCGCCCAGGGGGTAGAGGACTCGCATCGCGATGCGAGACCAGAGGCAGACCATGAGCGCCTCGTCGAGCGAGGCCATGAAACGCACGCCTCCTCGGTCCTGGCGGATGCGGCGCGCGCCGAGCTCCTTGAGCTCATCCGCGAGCAGGTCCTCGGTGCCGCGAGCCGTGGTGGCGAAAAGGGCAATACGTTCAGCCATGAGACCCCCGCCCATAAACGACCTGGGACCGCTTGGGAACCCACAAGACGCTGGAAGTGCGTCCCCGTCCGATGTGGGCGAGTCCAGAGAGGGGGGGCCAGCGGGCATTCGAGAGCCTGTCTCGCCCGCAGGTGCCCGCGCTGGAAACGAAAAGGGGCGCCCGGACGTCGCCGGGCACCCCTGGGAACTTCGTTCGCCTCGAGCGCTACATCGCTCCAGCGCCCGGCATGTCGCCCACGCCTCGGATGAGCACCTCGCGAGGCTTGGCTCCGTCCGCCGCGCCCACCACGCCGTCTCGCTCCATCCGCTCAATCATGCGCGCGGCGCGGTTGTAGCCGATGCGCATCTTGCGCTGGAGCATCGAGATGGAGACCGCGCGCATCTCGCTGACCACCGCGAGCGCCTGGTCGTACAGCTCGTCGGACAGCTCGTCCTCCTCGCCACCCGACTCCACGTCCTCGTCGCGCGGCTTGAGGATGGACTCGTCGAAGACGGGCTTGCCCTGCGCCTTGAGGTGGTCCACCGCCTTCTTGATTTCGTCTTCCGACACGAAGGCGCCGTGCACACGCTGCAGGTGCGCGCTCGTCGGCGGCATGATCAGCATGTCGCCCATGCCCAGCAAGGCCTCCGCGCCGACCGTGCCGAGAATCGTCATCGAGTCCGGCTTGGAGCGCAGCATGAAGCTGATGCGCGTGGGGAAGTTCGCCTTGATGACACCCGTGACGACGTCCGTGGACGGACGCTGCGTGGCGACCATCAGGTGGATGCCGGCCGCACGCGCCATCTGCGCCAGGCGCGCGACGTACGTCTCCACCTCGCGGCTCGCGACCATCATCAGGTCCGCGAGCTCGTCGATGATGACCACGATGTACGGCAGCTTCTTGAGCTCCTTCTTCTCCGGCTTGCTCGAAGCGGCCTCCAGCGCGGCCTCGGTCCCGTCGTCCTCGGCCTCCGCCTCCATCTCGGGCACGGCGTCCTGGGGCGCGGGCTCCTCCTCCGACATCACCGCCTCGCGCACGTCCTCCAGGTCCTCGCGAGGCGCGGCCACGCCCAGGGCATCCGGGCTCGACGCGTTGGACGCGGCCTTGGGCTCGCCGCCCTCCACGTCCAGCACCAGCATCTTCTTGGGCTTGGACTTCCGGGGCGCGGGCTCGACGGCGGAGAGGGTCTCCTTCACCTCGGAGGCGGAGCTCTCCACCAGCTTGTTGAAGCCGGCGATGTTGCGCACGCCCGCCTCGGACAGCATCTGGTAGCGGCGCTCCATCTCCTCCACGGCCCAGCGCAGCGCGAGCGCCGCCTTCTTCGGGTCCGTCACCACCGGCAGCAGCAGATGCGGGATGCCCTCGTAGACGGAGAGCTCCAGCATCTTCGGGTCCACCATGATGAAGCGCACCTCCTCCGGTGTGGACTTGAGGAGGATGCTCATGATCATCGAGTTGACGGCCACGGACTTACCCGAGCCCGTCGTACCGGCGATGAGCAGGTGGGGCGCCTTCGCCAGGTCGAAGACGTACGGCATGCCCTCGATGTCCTTGCCCACGCACATGGTCAGCTTGCTGGGGCCCTTGAGGAACGCGTCCTGCTCGGCGATCTCCTTCAGGTAGACCGTCTCGCGGTCCCGGTTGGGGACCTCGATGCCGACCACGCCCTTGCCGGGGATGGGCGCGACGATGCGCACCCGCATCGCCTCCATCGCCATGGCCAGGTCATCCTGGAGCGCGGCAATCTTGCTCACCTTGATGCCAGGGCCCGGCAGGAACTCGTACATGGTGACGACGGGGCCGGGGCGAATCTCCACCACCTCGCCGACGATGCCGAAGTCCGCCAGCTTCGCGCGCAGCTTCTCCGCCGTGGACAGGAACGCGTCCTTGTCCAGCTCCGAGCGCTCCTTCTTGTTGTACTCGAGCACGTCCAGCGGAGGCAGCGTGAAGCTCTTGCGGTCCCCGACGAACTCGAACTGCTCCTGGCTCTTCTTCGCGGTGGGCTTGGGCGGTGCCTTGGGCTCCACGATGAGCGGCATGCGCGCCAGCGCCGAGGACTGAGGCGCGGGGGTACTGGCCACTGGCGCCGCGGGCGCGTGCACGATGGGCGCGGCGGCGACGGGCGACGCGGCGGGCGCGGGCTCGGTCGATTCCGGCAGCGCGGCGACAGGGGAGGCGGAGGGGCCCGTGACGATGTTGGGCGTCTTCCTGCGGCTGCGCGGGGGCTCGACGCCCTCGGGGACGATGGGCGTGGAGTGGGGCGCGGGCGCGAGGAACGACGCGGCCCAGGCGGGGTCCGCACCCGGCGCCGGACGCTTCTCCGGGGCGGCGCGGACGGCCAGCTTGTCGGCGGGCACGGGCGGCGAGGACGTGGGCGGCTGCGAGTCCGTCTCCGCGGGCAGGGCCTTCTTCTTCTCGAGCTTCTCGCGCTCGCGGCTCTCCTTGAGGGCCAGCTTGTTGGCCGCGGCCTGCTCCTTCTCCGTCTGGCGGGCCAGACGCACGGCCTCCTCGGCCATGGCCTCGGCTTCGGCGGCTTCGGCCTCCTCGGCGGCGCGCTCGGCCTCGGCGAGCTCCTCTTCATCCGCCTCCAGCTGCGCGAGGAACGCGGCCTCCTCCAGCTTGTCCTGCGCCGCGCGCTCCTGGCGGGCCTTGTAGGCCACCTTCTGCGCTTCCCAGAACGCGTTCGCGGACTCGGAGAGGCGGCGGCCCAGGACGCACAGGCCGGCCCACACCAGGGAGCACAGCTTGAAGAACGTGTACTGCGTCCCGACGATGAGCGCGGCGGCGCTGATGGCGGTGACGAGGATGACGGTGCCGACGGTGGAGAACAGCCCCTCCAGCACGCCGCCCAGGCTCGCACCCAGCGCGCCTCCAGGGGGGTGTGCCCAGCCCTTGTCTCCCGCGAAGATGAGCTGCGCGAGCACGGCGACGCTCGCGGTCAGCAGGAAGAGGCTGATGATTTGCGGCGCCCGCTTGCGGTCCCGGTTGCCCACGAAGAGCACCATGGCCGTGTATGCGCCTCCGATGGGGGCCAGGTAGGCGCAGACGCCCAGCATCCCTCGCAGCGTCTCGGCGATGAGGTGCCCCATGGGGCCCACCGCGTTGCGGAAGCCTGGACCGACCCGGTCATGGGCGTCGAACGTGGCCACCGACAACAGTGAGAGCAGGGACAAGGCGAGCAGGAACACACCGGTGATGGCGCGCGCGGTCGTCCCGCCGTCGCCGTCGTCGATTCCCGCCTTCCGCTTCTTGTCCGCGAGCGCCTTGCGACGCGTCGCGATCTCCTGCCGGGACAGCACTGCCTTCTCCGCCCGACCCTTCTTCGCCGTCATGACCTTCTTCCCTCTGCGCGTCTCAGCCGCGTAGCGGGCTGTAGCAATGCCCGCGACGAGTGTAGGGAGGGAGGGGGGCTGGTCAATTTTCCGGCAGTCCCGCCGGATGGCCCTGAAGGGGCCCGAGAGAGGGCCTACATTTCGGCTGCGCCTCCCGGAAGAGGGGGTATGGTGCCGCCACGAATTCTTGGAGGAGTGTCGCCATGTCGGACAACGAGAAGCCGTCCTCGACCGAAGAGGAATACTTCGCTCGCGAGGAAATCGAGAAGAAGCGCAAGCTGGCGCTCCAGCAGGCCGCGCAGACCGCGGAGAAGCAGCGCGAGGACCTCAAGAAGCTGCACTGGATGAAGTGCCCCAAGTGCGGCATGGACCTGCAGACACTCAAGCAGGGCAACGTGGAGCTGGAGACGTGCTTCAACTGTGGCGGCGTCTTCCTGGACTCCGGCGAGCTGGAGCAGCTCATGGCCCAGCACGGCCACGAGGGGAGCGGCAAGGTGATGGGCGCCATCCTCAACCTCTTCAAGCGCAAGTAGTCCGTTTCAGAGGAGGCTCCAGTCATGGCCCTCACGCTCGAGCAGGTGCGACACGTGGCCACGCTGGCGCGGCTGGCGCTGACTCCCGAAGAGGAGCAGCGCATGGCCACCCAGCTGTCGGCCGTGTTGGACGCGGTGGAGCAGCTGCAATCCCTGGACGTGGGGGCCGTGGAGCCCACCTCACACGCGACGCTCGCGGACTCGCTGTTGCGCGAGGACGTGACGCGGCCGTCGTTGTCGCCGGAGCAGGTGTTGGCCAACGCGCCGGCGAAGGTGGGCACGTCGTTCGCGGTGCCCAAAATCATCGAGTAGCCCGGAGGGGCTCACGCCATGCAGCTCACGGACCTGTCGATGCTGGAGCTCGCGGAGAAGCTGGCCGCGGGTCAGGTGTCCTCCGTGGAAGCCACCCGCGCGTGCCTGGAGCGCATCCAGCGGGTGGATTCGACGATTCGCGCCTTCCTGCGCGTGGATGAGAAGGGCGCCCTCGCCGCGGCGGAGGCCAGCGACGCTCGTCGCCGCGCGGGCACTCCGGCCAGCGCCCTGGACGGCGTGCCGGTGGGGCTCAAGGACCTCTTCCTCACCGAGGGGGTGGAGACCACCGCGGGCTCGCGCGTGCTGGAGGGCTTCGTTCCGCCGATGGACGCCACGGTGGTGCGCCTCCTGCGCGAGGCGGGACTGCCCCTGCTGGGCAAGCTCAACCTGGACGAGTTCGCGATGGGCTCGTCCAACGAGTCCAGCGCCTACTTCCCGACGCACAATCCCTGGGATGTGACGCGCACGCCGGGAGGCTCCTCGGGAGGCTCGGCGGCGGCGGTGGCGGCGCGCGAGGTGTACGGCGCGCTGGGCACGGACACGGGGGGCTCCATCCGTCAGCCCGCGGCCTTCACCAACACGGTGGGGCTCAAGCCGACCTACGGGCGCGTGTCGCGCTACGGCGTCATCGCGTATGCGTCGTCGCTGGACCAGCCCGGGCCCATGACGCGCACGGTGGCGGACGCGGCGGCGCTGCTCCAGGTGCTGGCGCGGCATGACCCGCTGGACTCCACCTCCGCGCCGGTGAAGACGCCGGACTACTCGGCCGAGCTGGAGGGTGGGGTGCGCGGGCTGAAGCTGGGGGTGCCTCGCGAGTACTTCGCCGAGGGCATGGACCCCGAGGTGGAGGCCGCCGTGCGCGGCGCCCTGCGTGAGTACGAGCGGCTGGGTGCGACGCTGGTGGACGTGTCGCTGCCGCATACCCGGTACGCGCTGGCGACCTACTACCTCATCGCCCCCGCCGAGGCCTCCAGCAACCTGGCCCGCTACGACGGCGTGCGCTACGGCCTGCGCGCGAAGGATGCGAAGGGCCTCAAGGAGCTGTACGCGCTGACGCGTGAGCGGGGCTTCGGGGCAGAGGCGAAGCGCCGCATCATGCTGGGCACCTACGCGCTGTCGGCGGGTTACTACGACGCCTACTACCTGCGCGCGCAGAAGGTCCGCACGCTCATCCGCGAGGACTTCACGCGGGCCTTCCAGCAGGTGGACGCGCTCGTGGCGCCCATCTCTCCGGTGGCGCCGTTCAAGCTGGGCGAGAAGGTCAACGACCCGCTGTCCATGTACCTGACGGATGTCTACACCCTGCCGTGCAACCTGGCCGGTGTGCCAGGCCTGTCGGTGCCCTGTGGTTTCACGAAGGCGGGGCTGCCGGTGGGGCTCCAGGTCCTGGGGCGGGCGTTCGACGAGGCCCTGCTGCTGCGCATCGCTCGCGCCTTCGAGCGCGAACACGACTTCTTCCGCCGCCTCGCGCCCGTCTAGGGCTCGAGGTCCGCATTCGGTGACACCGCCATGCCCGTGAGCGATTTCCAGCCCGTCATCGGACTCGAGGTCCACGCGCAGCTCCTCACGAAGTCCAAGATCTTCTGCGGCTGCTCCACCGCGTTCGGCGCGGAGCCCAACCGCAACACCTGTCCGGTGTGCCTGGGCATGCCCGGCGTGCTGCCCGTGCTCAACGCGCGCGTGGTGGAGTTCGCCATCCGCACGGGGCTCGCGCTGGAGTGCGTCGTCAACGCCAGGAGCGTGTGGAGCCGGAAGAACTACTTCTATCCGGACCTGCCCAAGGGCTATCAAATCACGCAGTTCGACCTGCCCGTCTGCGAGCACGGGCGCCTGGTCATCGACACGCCGAGCGGAGAGAAGGTCATCCGCGTCCGCCGCATCCACATGGAGGAGGACGCGGGCAAGAGCGTGCACGACGCGGGCGGCGGGCAGAGCCTGGTGGACTTGAACCGCGCGGGCGTGCCGCTGCTGGAGATCGTCAGCGAGCCGGACCTGCGCGACGCGGACGAGGCGGTGGAGTACCTCAAGGCGCTGCGCGACATCCTCGTGTACCTGGGGGTCAACGACGGCAACCTGGAGGAGGGCAGCTTCCGCTGTGACGCCAACGTGTCCGTGATGCCCAAGGGCTCCAGCACGTATGGCCAGCGCTGCGAGCTGAAGAACATCAACTCGTTCCGCTTCGTGAAGCAGGCCATCGAGTACGAAATCTCCCGGCAGGTGGATGTCATCGAGTCCGGTGGGAAGGTGGACCAGGAGACGCGCCTGTGGGACGTCAACAAGGGCGTCACCCGCTCCATGCGCAGCAAGGAGGAGGCGCACGACTACCGGTACTTCCCGGAGCCGGACCTGCCGCCGCTGCTCATCGCGAAGGAGCGCATCGAGGCGGTGCGGGGCGAGCTGCCGGAGTTGCCTCGGCCGAAGCTCCAGCGCTTCGTGAGCCAGTACGGCCTGCCCGTGTATGACGCGCGCATCCTCACCTCGGAGCGTCCGCTCGCGGACTACTTCGAGGCGTGTGCCCAGCGCTCCCCGGACGCGAAGAAGCTCTCCAACTGGTTCCTCGGTGAGCTGCTGCGGCTCCTGAAGGAGAGCGGCACCACGGTGTCCGAGGTGCGCTTCACGCCCGCCCAGCTCGCGGAGCTCTTGAGCCTGGTGGACCAGGGCACCGTGTCCGCCAACGCGGGCAAGGACGTGCTGGCGGAGATGTTCCGCACGGGCCGCGCCGCCGCGGACATCGTCGCGGAGAAGGGGCTCGCGCAGGTGAGTGACACCGGCGCGATCGAAGCCGTGGTGGATGACATCCTCGCGAAGAACGCGGGCGAGATTGAGAAGTACCGCGCGGGCAAGAAGCAGGTGTTCGGCTTCTTCGTCGGTCAGGTGATGCGGGCCATGAAGGGCAAGGGCAACCCCGCCCTCGTCAACGAGCTCCTGAAGAAGAAGCTGGGCGACTGACTCAGCGAGGACACGCGGGCACGGTGACGTGGAGCAGGTCCTCGTCACCCGGATGCTCCGAGCGCGCGAGGACCCGCGCGCTTCCCTCCGCCGTCCGCTCCAGGATGAGCGACGGTGCCTCGAAGGTGTGCTCGAACAGCGTCCCCGCGGGCTGCGCCGTCACGGTGTAGCGGATGTTCCGGAACGAGGAGAGCTCGGCGGTGAGGACGTCGTCGCGTCTTGGCGTCCGGCCGGCGTCTCGAGACATGGGCCACAGCGCGGAGGACGGGTGGGCGAGGATGTCCGCGCGAAGGGCGTCGCAATATCGCGCGCAGGGCACGAAGTAGGGCTCGTGCGAGGTGAGGGGCCCAGGGAAGGCGTCGTAGCCCAGGACGGTCGCGAGTCGGCCGAAGGGCGTGGCGATGACGGACAGGTCCTCGGGGCGACCCGGGCTCAACCGCAGCGTGTCCTCGCGCGTGGGCACGAGGTTGACCTTGCGAGTCGTCGCGACGTGGAAGCCGCCCGGAGCGAAGGTGTAGCTGGTGTTGAAGGTGCGTGCTCCGTGGGGCGTGAAGTCGGGAGTGTCGAGCCCACGCCGATTGCTGGGGAGCCAGGCGCTTCCCGCGACCACCCAGAGGCCGAAGTCCCTGGCGATGGCGGAGAAGGTCTCGTGCATCACCTGGTGCACGCGTGCCGCGCGCAGGGCGTGCAGGCCCTCTTCTCGCGTCGGCGGATGGAGGTCCTTCCACGTGTTCCACAAGGACCACCACTCGAACAGGGCCACGCTCCGCATCGCGCGACGGGCCGTCGGGTGATGTCGGAGCCGAGGCAGCTGACCCATCATCCCGAGCGGCGCGCCCACCCACTCCGGCCACACCACGAGGGCGGGGTGGAGTGGGGTGCCCGCGGAGTCCCGCGCACGCGAGTCGCTGACCCGCTGAGCGAGTGCCCGGTGCTTCCGGGCGAACGCGGCGGGGGAGTCGTAGTCCTCCAGCGAGAGGCGCGGCTGGAGGGCGAACAGCTCGACATGCGTGGCGGGAACGGCGTCTTCCACGGGAGGGATTCCGGCTGGGGGCGAGGGCGCTACTTGAGAAGCCCGTTCTCGCGCAGTCGCTGGTGGAGGAAGTCGCCCGCGGTGATGGGCGCGTGGCGCGCGGGGTTGTCCGGGGTCTCCGTGCAGGGCAGGGGCTTGAGCACGCAGTCCGAGTAGGGATGGCAGAAGAAGGGCAGCGAGTAGCGGACCG
This window contains:
- a CDS encoding zf-TFIIB domain-containing protein; translation: MSDNEKPSSTEEEYFAREEIEKKRKLALQQAAQTAEKQREDLKKLHWMKCPKCGMDLQTLKQGNVELETCFNCGGVFLDSGELEQLMAQHGHEGSGKVMGAILNLFKRK
- the gatC gene encoding Asp-tRNA(Asn)/Glu-tRNA(Gln) amidotransferase subunit GatC; translation: MALTLEQVRHVATLARLALTPEEEQRMATQLSAVLDAVEQLQSLDVGAVEPTSHATLADSLLREDVTRPSLSPEQVLANAPAKVGTSFAVPKIIE
- the gatB gene encoding Asp-tRNA(Asn)/Glu-tRNA(Gln) amidotransferase subunit GatB; this translates as MPVSDFQPVIGLEVHAQLLTKSKIFCGCSTAFGAEPNRNTCPVCLGMPGVLPVLNARVVEFAIRTGLALECVVNARSVWSRKNYFYPDLPKGYQITQFDLPVCEHGRLVIDTPSGEKVIRVRRIHMEEDAGKSVHDAGGGQSLVDLNRAGVPLLEIVSEPDLRDADEAVEYLKALRDILVYLGVNDGNLEEGSFRCDANVSVMPKGSSTYGQRCELKNINSFRFVKQAIEYEISRQVDVIESGGKVDQETRLWDVNKGVTRSMRSKEEAHDYRYFPEPDLPPLLIAKERIEAVRGELPELPRPKLQRFVSQYGLPVYDARILTSERPLADYFEACAQRSPDAKKLSNWFLGELLRLLKESGTTVSEVRFTPAQLAELLSLVDQGTVSANAGKDVLAEMFRTGRAAADIVAEKGLAQVSDTGAIEAVVDDILAKNAGEIEKYRAGKKQVFGFFVGQVMRAMKGKGNPALVNELLKKKLGD
- the gatA gene encoding Asp-tRNA(Asn)/Glu-tRNA(Gln) amidotransferase subunit GatA, which codes for MQLTDLSMLELAEKLAAGQVSSVEATRACLERIQRVDSTIRAFLRVDEKGALAAAEASDARRRAGTPASALDGVPVGLKDLFLTEGVETTAGSRVLEGFVPPMDATVVRLLREAGLPLLGKLNLDEFAMGSSNESSAYFPTHNPWDVTRTPGGSSGGSAAAVAAREVYGALGTDTGGSIRQPAAFTNTVGLKPTYGRVSRYGVIAYASSLDQPGPMTRTVADAAALLQVLARHDPLDSTSAPVKTPDYSAELEGGVRGLKLGVPREYFAEGMDPEVEAAVRGALREYERLGATLVDVSLPHTRYALATYYLIAPAEASSNLARYDGVRYGLRAKDAKGLKELYALTRERGFGAEAKRRIMLGTYALSAGYYDAYYLRAQKVRTLIREDFTRAFQQVDALVAPISPVAPFKLGEKVNDPLSMYLTDVYTLPCNLAGVPGLSVPCGFTKAGLPVGLQVLGRAFDEALLLRIARAFEREHDFFRRLAPV
- a CDS encoding nitrilase-related carbon-nitrogen hydrolase, with translation MEDAVPATHVELFALQPRLSLEDYDSPAAFARKHRALAQRVSDSRARDSAGTPLHPALVVWPEWVGAPLGMMGQLPRLRHHPTARRAMRSVALFEWWSLWNTWKDLHPPTREEGLHALRAARVHQVMHETFSAIARDFGLWVVAGSAWLPSNRRGLDTPDFTPHGARTFNTSYTFAPGGFHVATTRKVNLVPTREDTLRLSPGRPEDLSVIATPFGRLATVLGYDAFPGPLTSHEPYFVPCARYCDALRADILAHPSSALWPMSRDAGRTPRRDDVLTAELSSFRNIRYTVTAQPAGTLFEHTFEAPSLILERTAEGSARVLARSEHPGDEDLLHVTVPACPR